ATCGCGCTCGACGATTTCGGCACTGGCTACTCCTCGCTCAGCTATCTCAAGCGCTTCCCGTTCGACAAGATCAAGATCGACCGCTGCTTCGTCGCAGACATCGCGGAGACGAGCGGCGCGCCCGTGATCGTGCAGGCGGTGGTGAACATCGCCACCGCCAGCAACATGACCACGGTCGCCGAGGGCGTCGAGACCGAGGCGCAACGCGATATCCTGCGTGCGCTCGGCTGCACGCAGATGCAGGGCTATCTGTTCAGCCGGCCGGTGCCGGCCAGGGAAGTGCGGAAACTGTTCGGCTCGCGTGACGGCTTGCCCGGAGCCTCGCCGGTGGCGGCGGTGGCCTGATGGCGAAACCAGGGACGTCGTCAAGCAAGTCGCCGGGAAGGACATCAGGCAAGACGCCGACCAAGTCTTCAGCCAAGTCTTCGGCCAAATCCGTCGACGTCGCGGATTCCTATGCCGTGCGGCTGATGCAGCATCTGGTGGTACCGACTTTCGTGATCGACCCGAAACGTCGTGTCGTGATCTGGAACAGGGCTTGCGAGCGGTTGACAGGCCTCGCCGCGTCCGAGGTGATCGGCACCAGCAAGCACTGGCAGGCCTTTTACGAGACGAGGCGCCCCTGCCTTGCCGACCTCGTCGCGCTCGATCGGCCGGAGCGGCTCCCGGAGTTCTATTCGGAATATGCCGCGCGCGGTCATAACGGGCTCGGCTTTTCCGCGGAAAACTGGTGCACGATGCCGAAGCTCGGGAGCCAGCTCTATCTCGCCATCGACGCCGGTCCGATCCACGATGAGGCCGGACACCTGATCGCCGTGGTGGAGACGCTGCGCGACCTCACCGACCAGAAGCGCGCGGAGATGGCGCTGAAGGAGCTCGCGACCAAGGACGGGCTGACCGGCCTGTCGAACCGCCGCGCGTTCGACCAGATGTTGATGAGCGAATGGGCTCGCGCCCACCGCACGCAGAAGCCGCTGGCGCTGCTGTTCGTCGACGTCGATCATTTCAAGCTGTTCAACGACCATCACGGCCACCAGACCGGCGACGAATGCCTGCGCGCGATCGCTTCGGTCGTCAGCCGGCATGCCGTGCGCCCGCTCGATATCGCCAGCCGCTATGGCGGCGAGGAGTTTGCGCTGATCCTGCCGGACATGGATTGCGAGACCGCCTGCGTCATCGCCGACGCGATCCGCTGCGCCGTGATCGCCTTGCGGATCACCCACGGCGCCATGGGCGCCGGCGACCACGTCACCCTCAGCGTCGGGGTCGCCAGCCACATTCCCGGCGGCGCCGACGGCGGGCCCGACCGGCTGCTCGGCGCGGCCGACGAGGCGCTCTATGTCGCCAAGCGCCTCGGCCGCAACCGCGTCATCTGCGCCGAAAGGGTGCTCGCCGAGTTCGCAAGCCTCGGCCGGGAGGCCGCAGCGGTTCCGGGCCCCTTCCGGCGCAAAACGGCCTAAAGCGCAATGTGGCGAGAACCGGTTGCCCGCCCCGCGCCAATCGGCTAAATGAGCGTCGACTAGCACCCGTAGCTCAGCTGGATAGAGCGTTGCCCTCCGAAGGCAAAGGTCACACGTTCGAATCGTGTCGGGTGCGCCAGTTTTGCCGCCGTTTCAGGCCGCCCTCACGTCAGCATCGCGACGATCGCCTGGATCTGGTCGGAGGCGGACGAAACCAACCCGTCATATGAGGTCTGGCCGTGCGCGGCGGCGTTCAGGATGCATTCGGCGACCGCCGCTTTCAGGCCGAACACCGATTGATGCGCCGGTACGCTTGCCATCACCGTCTCCAGCGCTTGGCGCATGGTATGAATGAGCTCGGAGCTGTATTGCATGGGCTGTCCTCCGTGTACTCATATTAGATCGCATCACCATGCTTGCCACTCACAAGCCTGAGATTGCTGTTTGAATCGGTCGAGACCGAATGTCTCAATTCAAACGCCAGATGGCCGCATTGAGTACGCCGGCAAACGCGACCCAGGCTGCGTAGGGCACGAACAACGCGGCCGCCAGCCTGTCTCGTGATGCCTCGATGCCGATGTAGCTCACGATCGCGACGAACATGCCGACGAGGATGACGAGCGCGGCGCCGATCTGGTGCATCGTGAACATGACCGGCGACCATGCGAAGTTCAGCGCAAGTTGCGCCGCCCAGGCCAGCATGGCCTTGCCCGACGGCTCGCGGCGAAAGGTCCGCCAGCCCGCGATGGCGATCATGAGGTAAAGGAGGGTCCATGCCACCGGGAACGCCCAGTTCGGCGGCACGAAGGCCGGCTTGGCGAGGGCGGCATACCAGTCTCCGGGGAGATTGGTTGCGCCGATCAGCCAGCCGATGCCGACCACGCCCACCACGAACGACAACAGCTGCAGCATCCATCACCTCGCGCATCCCGTCGCGCAATTGTATCATCTTTCCATGAGCGAATCCGACATGGTGACCGGCGAAGCCCCGCCCGTCCGCAAGATCATTCATATCGACATGGATGCCTTTTATGCGTCGGTGGAGCAGCGCGACAATCCGGAGCTTCGCGGCAAGCCGGTCGCGGTCGGAGGCTCAGCGGAACGCGGCGTCGTCGCGGCCGCCAGCTACGAGGCGCGCCAGTTCGGCGTGCGCTCCGCGATGCCATCGGTCACGGCGAAACGGCAGTGCCCCGATTTGATCTTCGTCAGGCCGCGCTTCGAGGTCTACAAGGCGATCTCCCGGCAGATCCGCGACATCTTTGCCGAGCACACGCCCGTCATCGAACCGTTGTCGCTCGACGAGGCCTATCTCGACGTGACGGAGAACCTGCAGGGCATCCCGCTGGCGCGCGACATCGCGCTGAAGATCCGCGGGAAGATCAAGGCCGAGACCGGTCTCAACGCCTCGGCGGGCATCTCCTACAACAAGTTTCTCGCGAAACTCGCCTCCGACCATCGCAAGCCCAACGGTCAATTCGTGATCTCGCCGGAGATGGGACCGGCTTTCGTCGAGACGCTGCCGGTCGGCAAGTTCCACGGGATAGGCCCGGCGACGGCTGCGAAGATGAACGCGCTCGGCCTGTTCACCGGTCTCGACATCCGCAACCAGACGCTGGCGTTCATGAACGCGAATTTCGGCAAGTCGGGCGCCTATTATTACTGGATCTCGCGCGGTGTCGACGAACGGCCGGTTCGCGCCAACCGGATCCGCAAGTCGATCGGCGCGGAGACCACGTTCTCCACCGATCTCAGCGAGCTCGACGCGCTCGCAATCGAACTGAGGCCTCTCGTCGACAAGGTCTGGCGCCATTGCGAGGCGACGGGTCACCGCGGTCGCACCGTCACCTTGAAGATCAAATTCGCCGACTTCGAGATCATCACGCGCAGCAGATCCGTCCCGGCGGCGGTCGCACGCCGGGACGATCTGGAACGGCTGGCCAGCGGCCTGCTCGCAATCGAGATGCCGCTGCCCAAGCGCGTCAGGCTGCTGGGGGTGTCGCTGTCTGCGCTCCAGGCCGGGGACGAAGCGGAGCCACAACTGACGTTCGGCATTTGAACGAGGCCGGAGGCGATCCGCTCCGACATATCCGGCCCGGGCGGATCAATGCCGCACGTGCTCGAACACGACGATCACGCCGGTCGGCTCGGGCTCGTGCGCCATCAGGCGCGTCAGGTCGGAATCGCCCCAATCGGCGAGGCTGACGACTTCACCGCTCTGCCGATCGGGACCGGGCGATGGTGTGGGCTCGAGGACCTTGAGGCCCATCTCGTCGACGAAGAAGGTATGCTCGCCGAACATGCTGTTGAGCTGCGGCATGGCCGGATGTTCGTCGGGCAGCACCTGAGCGCCGAGCTGGTTGACGGTCTGCTTTACCTGTTCGGATGTGAGCTTCATGAGCTGCTCCGTTTCTGTCACGTCGGGTTTCATTGAGCTGAGCCAGCGGGCGTTCCCTGCGTCGCTATTCGCCTGGCTCAAACTCCCGAACAGGTGCAGCGCACGAATGTTCCGGCAAAATTTAATTCGTGATTGCGCGTTGCGACCGCCGCGCTCGCGGCACGAGATCGCCACACTGCGCACATCATTGGAGGGAGGGGAACGCTATTCGCTGCGGCTTTCACCGATGGAGAGCGCGCAGATGCGCGACAGATAAGTATAGGGCAAGCCGGTCTCCGCGGCCCAGGCGTTGAACTGCGTCTGGACCTTGGCGAGATCGCCCTTCGACTTGACCTGTTCGGCAATGTCGAGACCGGCATCGCGCAGGCAGGCCACCACGTCCCCGGACGTCACAAAACCGTCCCAGCCGAGGAAGCGCAGCAGCATCTGCCCGGTGTTGCCGCCGAGCCGGCTGCCGCGCCTGGTCATGAGATCGAGCAGGCCGATCTCGTCGGACGAGGGCCACTTCGTCAGAAACCTGCCGAAGCTGCCATGCTCCTTCGCGATCTCCTGCACGAAGGCGGCGTTGTCGCGCACCGACATGATCTTGGCACCGTTGCGCACGATGCGCGCATCGCGCAGCAGGCCTTCCCAATAATCCTCAGGCTGAAACGTAAGCTTCGCCGGCTGGAAATGCAGGAAGGCGTCCTCGAAGCCGTCCCATTTCGACTCGATCACGCTCCACGCAAAGCCGGCGCAAAATACCCGCTTGGTCATTTCGGCGAGGACGCGGTCGTCGCCGAGCCTGGCCAACCGCTTGAGATCCGGCTTTGCCGGCATCAATTTCTCCAACGCCTTGGGCCCGCCCTTGCGCTTCTCGGCGCGGGCACGAATGGTCTTGAAGGAGGTCATGCGGACATCCGTGTTGAGGGTCCGTCACGACATCAGAATTCGCTCCAGAGGTCCAGTTCCGCCGTGATGGAAATGCCTGATGCCGGGGCGCCAGGCGCCATTCATCGAGCGCTCGGCAGACGACGTCGCCCCGTGACCGGACACGCCCGCGGATGGCGGTTGCTTTCATCTCATAGTTGTTATTGGATGCCTCCACCAGTGAGGCAGCCTCAGTCACCGCCTCGCCGGCCCGTGGTTTATCTGCGCAATCCCGGTAGCACCCTCCGCTCGCATCGTTTTCAGACTGAGCAGAACGACGAGCGGCGGCGCGACCCAATAATGTGAACCATTTCTGCAATGTCCTTTGTCTCCGTGGCGTTCCTCTGTCTAGTTCCCGCGACCTTCCTGCTCTACCACGCCACCTCCCGGCTCGCGCTTCAGAACGTCATCATCCTGGCGGCAAGCTACGTCTTCTACGGCTGGTGGGACTGGCGTTTTCTGCCTTTGCTGGTCGGGATTTCCCTCGTCAACTACGCCGCAGCGGTTCTGATCGCCGCGAGCCCTCACGAGCACACAAGAAAGCTTCTGGTCTTTTCCGCGGTCGCCGTGGCGATCATCGTGCTCGCGATATTCAAGTATTTCAGCTTCTTCGTCGATTCGTTCGCGACGATCGCGCAACACGCGGGTCTCAAACCGAACCTGCCGACGTTGCGAATCATCCTGCCGCTGGGCATTTCCTTCATCACATTCCAGGGCATCGCCTATGTCGTGGACGTCTATCGCGGCAAGCATGTCGCGGAGAGAGACCTCGTCAAGTTTCTCGCCTTCAAGGCGTTCTTCCCGCAACTCGTGGCGGGACCGATCGAAAGAGCCAGCAATCTCCTGGATCAATTTTCCAAGCCGCGACAATTCACGGCCGATCATGCCGACCGCGCACTCTGGCTCCTGATCTACGGCTACGCCCTGAAGGTCGTGGTCGCCGACAGCCTGGCGATGATCGTCGATACGCTCTTCATTCCGGATCAGCCCTTTGGATGGTCGGTCGTGCTCGCCACGATCGCCTTCGGCATCCAGATCTACGCCGATTTCAACGGCTACAGCCTGATCGCAAAGGGCGTCGCGCTGCTGTTCGGCTTCGAGCTGACGTGGAACTTCCGCTACCCCTACTGGTCGGTCTCGATCAGCGAATTCTGGCGGCGCTGGCACATCAGCCTCAGCACATGGCTCCGCGACTATTTGTACATCTCCCTCGGCGGAAACCGTCGTGGCGAGATGATCACGAACCGGAACTTGATGCTGACCATGGCTTTGGGAGGACTTTGGCACGGCGCGTCGTGGACGTTCGTTCTCTGGGGACTGCTCCATGGCACCGCGCTTGCGCTATGGCGCAAATTGCCCGGCGGGGATGAGCCGCCTTCGACGATTGCTCGCGGCGCCGGCTGGGCCGTCACCATGCTGATCGTATTCGTCGGCTGGTTCCTCTTTCGGGCGGCAAATTGGAATTTGCTGGTCGGCATGCTCAGTGCGCTCAGGAATTGGGAATGGGCTCCGGTGCACAGCGCCGTCGCGCTCGCGGTTCTGTCGCTGGCAGCCCCGCTGATGCTGCTGGAATGGCAGCTGCAGTCGCACGGAGACTATTTCCTGATTCGACGCCCTGCATGGATGAAGTATCCGCTGTTTGCAGCCCTGGCGGCGATGACGATCGCGGCGTCCGGGCACGTCAACGCAACCTTCATCTATTTTCAGTTCTAGGCCATGCTGAAACGCGCGATCCAACCGATCATGAAGTCGCCGCTGACCAATGCACTTCGGCTTGTCGCACGCAGGTTCGTTCCGGTCGCGGTCTTGACGGCTCTCATCCTCGGAATCGCAAGTTTCATCCACGGGCGGAGCAACCATCAATGGTCTCGCGGAATCGAGACCTACATCGTCCTCGAGCAGGTCAGGCGTTCGGAGCGGCTGCCTGCATCCGATCTGGCCTTTCTCGGCGACAGCTCCTGCCTGTTTGGGGTTCACGTCCCGACCTTGTTGCACGCGTTTCCGGGATCCAACGTCGAGGCGTTTTGCACCATCGGCTATGTTGGCCCGGATGGCTACGCCGCGATGCTCGACAAGATGATCGCCCGCGGTCGCCAGCCGAAGAAGCTCATTCTGGTGTTCAATCCGATCCAGTTCGAGCGCGATCCAAGATGGAATGAGTGGCCGGCCTTCATCAGAAACGACCGTTTCGAACTTCCTTCCGGCCTGGGCTTTCCGGCCGGCGGTCTCGAATATATCCGACTGCTGATGGAGCGCGCCGTGTACACTCCGCTTCCAGGCGCTTATGCGATTTATTACGGCGGCAAGGACCAGTTCATTTCGACCATCTGGAATGAGCACGGTGGCGCGATCGAGCCCAACCGAATGCTCGATATTCCTTCGCTGGAGGCGTTCAGGGCCACGCTGCCCGGCCACGTTCTTCTCAAGCCGCTCCCCGCCTCAAAACCGTTCGTGATCAACGCGGAATTCGAGAAGGCGCTCGACTCCCTGTCCGTAACGCTGTCGAAGCTCGACCGGTCCAAGGTCTATCTCGTCATCTCGCCGGTCAATTCCGTCAATGCTCAGGGCGGCCCGCAGAGCTTCCACACCGAGGCAGGCAAGAGGATTGCGGCTCGGCTTGGCCTCGATCAATCGCACTTCCTGGATACCCCGGACGTGATGCTGGACATCCTGTATGCGCACTATCCCTCGCATTTGCATCGATGGGCGCGGATGATCTACACTGAGCAACTGGCGAAGACTCTGGCTGATCGGGGAATCCTCGAACAACATCAGGCGACTGATTGATCGGCCGGCCGGCCGGCACCGTCAATTTGCAAGTAATTCGATTTCTCTTGACCAACGGATTTTCGATGCGTTGCCTGGTCGTTGCCGACCTGCATTATTCGCTGCCGCAGCTCGACTGGCTGGTCAGCGCGGCTCCGCAATTCGACCTCGTGATCTTCGCCGGCGATGCGCTCGACATCGGTTCGATGGTGGATTTCCGGGCCCAGATCGTGGTGGTGAAGAAGTACCTCGCCCTGCTCGCCGCGAAGACCCGCGTGATCCTCTGCTCAGGCAATCACGACCTCGACGACCGCAACGCAGAAGGCGAGAAGATCGCGCGCTGGATTTCGGAGGTGCGCGACATCGGCATTGCCTGCGATGGCGACAGCCTCACCATCGGCGACACTCTGTTCACGGTATGCCCGTGGTGGGACGGGCCGCTGGTCAAGCAGCGCCTCATGGCCCAGCTCGGCGACGCCGCTTCCGGCCGGCTGCGACGCTGGATCTGGGCCCATCACGCGCCGCCGGCGGATTCACCGACGAGCTGGGGCGGCAAGCGCTTCTTCGGCGACGTCGAGCTGGTGCAATGGATCACGCAGTACCAGCCGTCGATCGTGATCTCAGGCCACGTGCACCAGTCGCCCTTCATCAAGGATGGCTCGTGGTACGACCGGCTGGGCGAGAGCTGGATCTTCAACGCCGGCCTGCAACCCGGCCGTCCTCCGACCTACATCGTGCTCGAGCTCGACGCGGACAAGGCGTTCTGGCTTGCGGCCGGCGAGGCGCAATGGATCGACCTCAACGCGCCGCTGAAGCGGCCCGCCACGCCCATCGATGCGCCGCCGGACTGGCTCACATCCTTGGATCGGATTGCAGATCCGAGCCTGGCGATACCTCAACCGGCGGCAGGTTGATCATGCTCTGGAGCACCTCGCCGACCATGGCCAGGTGCGTGCCGTGCCCGGCATATTGCCGCTTGAGATCTGCGAGATAGGTGTTGGCAACGTTGAGCCGCTGCGCCAGCATCTTTGCGATGAGCAACGCGACGCCCGGCTCCTGCTTCAGGAACGAGGCGGCATCTTCAAACTCGTAGATGACGGCGTCGGTGCAGGCCCGCACCGTCGCGGTATGCGGCTGCCCCAGCAGCACGGACATTTCACCCAGCACCGCGCCCGGCTCGGTGACGGTGGCGACCACCATGTCGCCCTTGAGCACTTCGAGCTTGCCCTGCATCAGCACGTAGAGATGACCGGTGGTGCCGCCCTCGGTGACGACGACCGACCCGGCCTCGACCTGCCGTTCCGTCCCGCCGCTGCAATAATCCAGAACCGCGCGCATCCTGCGAAAGCTCCCGTCGCTGGGATACCTCGGACACTAGAGCACGATCCATGCCACGCGGCAAATCAGCGCGCAGAGCTAACGCGACAAGCGCTTCGCGAGATGGATCGACTGCCAATCTCCCAGTCCGGTATCGCTGAAGCCTGCCTTCTTCGCCAGGCCGCGCATCTCGGCATTGGTCCGGGCGGTCTCGGCGGCGATCATGTCGTGACCGAGATCGATCGCCCGCGTTTCCATCGCCGTCATCATCCGAAGGCCAAGGCCCATGCGCTGGAAGGCATCCGCGACCGAGATAGCGAATTCGCCGTGCCGGACGGCGTCGTCGTAAGCGTATCGCGCTTCGCCGATGATCCGGCCCTGGCCCTCCTGCCTGAGCTCGGCGAGCAGGGTGAAGTGGTCGAGCCGGTCGGACCTGGCGACGCACTCGGCCGCGACCACGGAGAGATCGGTTCGCGCGCCACTGAAGCGCTTGTTGCGCGATGTCGTGGAGAGGCCGGTGAAATAGAGCGAGAGGCTCTCGACATCGGATTCGCCCGCGGTCCTGATGCAGACCATGCCCTTCGTTTCGGCCAGTTCGACCGGCTCGACGACGGCTCCCGGAAACAGCTGTGACATGCGTGATGCTTTCGGCAGGTTGCTGGGACTTGCAGACCTAGCCGAGGCCGCGCACCATCCGCTTGGACGGTGCTGCCAATCATGCGGCTGAAAACGAACAGCTCGTTTCCACGTGCCGCGCGTCACACACGGGAGAGTGAAGGCACCTCCTCGGGCACGATCGCCTGAAGCCCGCCGAAGCGGCGCTCGCGGCCATGGAATGACGCCAAGGCAGCGGCGAGATCGCCCGCGTCGAATTCGGGCCACATCCGCTCGGTGAAGTGCAGCTCGGCATAGGCGCCCTCCCAGAGCAGGAAGTCAGACAGCCGCTTCTCGCCCGAGGTGCGGATGATGAGATCGACGTCGCGCAGGCCGGCTTCGCCGGTGACGAGCTGCGAGAACGCTTCGCGGGTGAGGCTCGTCAGCGCCGCCGCTTTCGCCGCGGCATTGAGGATGGCATCACGGGCGGAATAGTCGACGGCGATGCGCAAATGCAGCGTGGTGCCTTCGGCGGTGGCGTCTTCGGCGCGCGTGATCGCATTGGCAATGCCGTCAGGCAACCGGTCGCGGCGGCCGATCACGGTGAGGCGCACGCCGTTCCTGACCAGGCTCTGCACCTCGTTGGCGAGATAGAAGCGCAGCAAGGTCATCAGCGCCGCGACCTCGGCCTTCGGCCTCCGCCAATTGTCGGTGGAGAAGGCGTACAGCGTCAGTGTGCCAATGCCCTGCTTTGGCGCGGCCTCGACGACGCGGCGGATCGCCTCGACACCGGCCTCGTGGCCGCGCAGGCGCGAGAGGCCGCGCCGCGTCGCCCATCTGCCGTTGCCGTCCATGATGATGCCGACATGAAGCTTCTCGTTGCGGGACGCATTACTTTGCATCGCAAAGTCTCCGGTCAAAAAAAGGGGAAGGATCAGGTCGAGGCCATACCGAGGCGGCCGAGCGGCGGCGCCTCGCGTCCGGCGGCCTTGGCGGCGTCGCGCACCAGGCGCTCGAGCACGGCGAGATAGTCGAGGAAGCGGCGGCGCCCGGTCTTGGTGAGGCGGCAGGTGGTATGCGGGCGGTTGCCCTCGTAGCCCTTGGTCACCTCGACGAGGCCGGCTTCCTGCAGCACGCCGAGATGCCGGCTGAGATTGCCGTCGGTCAGGCCGCAGAGCTGCTTGAGGTCGGCGAATGCCAGCCCCTTGGGATGTGCCATCAACGAGGTCAGAAGCCCGAGCCTCGCCTTCTCGTGGATCACACGGTCGAGCCCTTCATAGGAGAAGGGCGCGCTGTCAATCTTCGACATCATGGTCTCCGGATGCGACATAGAGAATGCCCGCCATCACCGACTGCCCGATCACGAAGGGCAGGCCCATGGTCCATGGCGAGAGCGTATGGGTCTGGCTCGCGAGCACCACCACCGCGAAGCCGGACACGAAATACCAGGCGCCGGCGAGCGCGACAGTGCGCGGCAGCGAGCGGACGGAGGCGAAAATGCCGAGCGACACCAGGATCTGCCACAGCCCCGGGAGCAGCCACAGCGCCTCGCCCGCGAACTTCCACAACACCACCGCGAGCAGCACACCGGCAACGCCTGCCGGCAGGAACTGCTCGACCGCCTGGTGGATCATGGCGTCGGCCAGACCCGAATGATGGCGGCGCGAACGCGCGCGCATCTCGATCCCGATCATCAGGACGGAGAGCGCGGCGGCGATGAACCAGCCGAAGAAGAAGCCGAGCGGCTCGCCGGTGGGATCGCCCAGCAGCCAGAATTGCAGGATCGCGGTGAGCAGCGCGACGACGCCGGTCGCGGCCATCGTCGCGGGGCCGTAGCCGCGGAACGCGGTCCCGGCCGCAATCTGGCTGCGGATCGCCACGATATCGGCCAGTGCCTTGTCGAGATCGCGCAACGCCAGAGCCTCGTTCCGCCCGTGTTTCCGGGATTACCCGTCCCGTTACTTTGTAATGCAAAGCATATGGCATTGCAAAGCAAACGCAAGCCCGAAAGTCGCCCCGAGGGGATTCCGCCGGCACGGACAACTGTTGGTTGCGCGCCCCCTGTTCCCGCAGGTAAGATGCGGCCCGAAAGCGTGCCGGGGGCTGGTATGTGGCTTAAGTCGTTAATCGTCGCGTCCTTGTTGCAGGTCGGTATTGCCGGAGTCGCCAATGCGGCGGGACCTTTCGGCAGCGTCAATATCGGCAACTGGATCGGCGGCGCCTTCAGCAATGACCAGACCGGCGCCTTCTCCCATTGCGCCGCGACGACGCCTTATGCGAACGGCGTCATCCTCGTCGTAAGCCAGAATGCCGCCGGCACTTGGTCGCTCGCCTTTGCGAATCCCAGCTACCGCTTCAACAAGGGCGAGAACGCCGCGATCGACGTGACCTTCGACGGAAAGGAGCAAGCCAGGCTGTACGCGACGGCGTATCAGTCCAACATGCTCACGGCCATCATGCCGCTGAATGTCGTGCGTACGTTCCAGAAGGCGAGCCTGATGGTCGCAACAGCCGGCCGCGCCGTTCTGAATTTCGATCTGACGTCGACCGGGCCGGTCATCGCGGCGTTGGCCAATTGCGTGAGCAAGGTGAAAGCCGACGGGCTCGACAAGGCCGGCGACTTCGCCAAGGTTGCGGCGAAGCCCGCGGTGGCCGGCGACAAGCAAGGCGCACCTTCTGCCAAGCCGGGACGAACCGGCACCTTGACCGGCACTGGTTTTGTGGTCAGTCCCAACGGACATATCGTCACCAACAGCCACGTGATCGATAGCTGCACCGGGGATATCAAGGGCAATCTCGCCGGTGAGGCCACGATGGTTCTGCGCGTCGTCTCCAGCGACGCGACCAACGATCTCGCGCTGCTGCAGGCGCCGGCAACGGCAGTGTTCAAGGATTTTGCGAAGATCAGGGACCGCTCGATGCACTCCGGCGACCCCGTGGTGGCCATCGGCTTCCCGCTGCACGGCTATCTCTCCTCCGACCTGACCGTGACGACGGGAATCGTCAGCTCGCTCAGCGGCTTCCGCAATCACACCGGACGTTTGCAGATCAGCGCGGCGGTTCAAGCGGGCAACAGTGGGGGCCCCTTGTTCGACTTGTCCGGCCAGGTCGCGGGCATCGTCGTTGCCAAGCTCAACGCGCTCAGGATGATCAAGGAGACCGGGCAGTTGACGGAGAATATCAACTTCGCCATCAAGACCGGCGCGCTGCGCGTCTTCCTCGACAACTCCGTGGTGCCCTACCAGACCGCAGAGCCCAAGGGCGACCTGAAGACTGCCGACATCGCCGCCAACGCCCGTGCCTACACGATGCTGATCTCGTGTACCGGCACGGAACAGGCGGACGCGAAGCGGTAGACCGCTCTGCCCTCAATACGGAGCGACGGGCCGCCCACGCCGCTGCGGCCGCGGTTGCGCCGGCTGTCCCTGACCGTAGGCGAAGCGCGGATTGCGATCGCAATACAGCAGCCGGCCGGACACGCTGGCCTGGCATTGTTCATAGGTGCTGTAGGCGCATTCGCCGGGATAATCATACTCGCCGCCCTGGGCGCACCATGGGTACTCCCGCGCCGCCGCGGGCGTGACGGTGGCGAAGCCGGCCAGGAGCGCCGCACTGAACGTCAGCAGCACCAATTGCGTCTTGCGCATGATCCAACTCCTCTTTAGCTGGCCCGAGATACGGCGCCATCTATCATCAGGTTTCGCCGCGCGGTTTTATTCCAGATCAACGAAACAAGGCACCCAAGAAAAAAGCCCTGCCGGACGGCAGGGCTCCTATCCCAGCGATCACAAGATCGCTACTCGACCTTCAGGCCGGCGAACTCGACGACCTTCTTCCACTTCTCGGTCTCGGCCTTGATCTCCTCGCCGAACGCCTCGGGCGTCTGCACCCGCGGCTCGCCGCCGAGCTCGACCAGACGCTTGGTCATGTCGGGCTCCTTCATCAGCGCGTTGATCTCGGTATTGA
The sequence above is drawn from the Bradyrhizobium amphicarpaeae genome and encodes:
- a CDS encoding sensor domain-containing diguanylate cyclase; the encoded protein is MQHLVVPTFVIDPKRRVVIWNRACERLTGLAASEVIGTSKHWQAFYETRRPCLADLVALDRPERLPEFYSEYAARGHNGLGFSAENWCTMPKLGSQLYLAIDAGPIHDEAGHLIAVVETLRDLTDQKRAEMALKELATKDGLTGLSNRRAFDQMLMSEWARAHRTQKPLALLFVDVDHFKLFNDHHGHQTGDECLRAIASVVSRHAVRPLDIASRYGGEEFALILPDMDCETACVIADAIRCAVIALRITHGAMGAGDHVTLSVGVASHIPGGADGGPDRLLGAADEALYVAKRLGRNRVICAERVLAEFASLGREAAAVPGPFRRKTA
- a CDS encoding TspO/MBR family protein, coding for MLQLLSFVVGVVGIGWLIGATNLPGDWYAALAKPAFVPPNWAFPVAWTLLYLMIAIAGWRTFRREPSGKAMLAWAAQLALNFAWSPVMFTMHQIGAALVILVGMFVAIVSYIGIEASRDRLAAALFVPYAAWVAFAGVLNAAIWRLN
- the dinB gene encoding DNA polymerase IV, translated to MSESDMVTGEAPPVRKIIHIDMDAFYASVEQRDNPELRGKPVAVGGSAERGVVAAASYEARQFGVRSAMPSVTAKRQCPDLIFVRPRFEVYKAISRQIRDIFAEHTPVIEPLSLDEAYLDVTENLQGIPLARDIALKIRGKIKAETGLNASAGISYNKFLAKLASDHRKPNGQFVISPEMGPAFVETLPVGKFHGIGPATAAKMNALGLFTGLDIRNQTLAFMNANFGKSGAYYYWISRGVDERPVRANRIRKSIGAETTFSTDLSELDALAIELRPLVDKVWRHCEATGHRGRTVTLKIKFADFEIITRSRSVPAAVARRDDLERLASGLLAIEMPLPKRVRLLGVSLSALQAGDEAEPQLTFGI
- a CDS encoding DNA-3-methyladenine glycosylase I, with product MTSFKTIRARAEKRKGGPKALEKLMPAKPDLKRLARLGDDRVLAEMTKRVFCAGFAWSVIESKWDGFEDAFLHFQPAKLTFQPEDYWEGLLRDARIVRNGAKIMSVRDNAAFVQEIAKEHGSFGRFLTKWPSSDEIGLLDLMTRRGSRLGGNTGQMLLRFLGWDGFVTSGDVVACLRDAGLDIAEQVKSKGDLAKVQTQFNAWAAETGLPYTYLSRICALSIGESRSE
- a CDS encoding MBOAT family O-acyltransferase, yielding MSFVSVAFLCLVPATFLLYHATSRLALQNVIILAASYVFYGWWDWRFLPLLVGISLVNYAAAVLIAASPHEHTRKLLVFSAVAVAIIVLAIFKYFSFFVDSFATIAQHAGLKPNLPTLRIILPLGISFITFQGIAYVVDVYRGKHVAERDLVKFLAFKAFFPQLVAGPIERASNLLDQFSKPRQFTADHADRALWLLIYGYALKVVVADSLAMIVDTLFIPDQPFGWSVVLATIAFGIQIYADFNGYSLIAKGVALLFGFELTWNFRYPYWSVSISEFWRRWHISLSTWLRDYLYISLGGNRRGEMITNRNLMLTMALGGLWHGASWTFVLWGLLHGTALALWRKLPGGDEPPSTIARGAGWAVTMLIVFVGWFLFRAANWNLLVGMLSALRNWEWAPVHSAVALAVLSLAAPLMLLEWQLQSHGDYFLIRRPAWMKYPLFAALAAMTIAASGHVNATFIYFQF
- a CDS encoding metallophosphoesterase family protein yields the protein MRCLVVADLHYSLPQLDWLVSAAPQFDLVIFAGDALDIGSMVDFRAQIVVVKKYLALLAAKTRVILCSGNHDLDDRNAEGEKIARWISEVRDIGIACDGDSLTIGDTLFTVCPWWDGPLVKQRLMAQLGDAASGRLRRWIWAHHAPPADSPTSWGGKRFFGDVELVQWITQYQPSIVISGHVHQSPFIKDGSWYDRLGESWIFNAGLQPGRPPTYIVLELDADKAFWLAAGEAQWIDLNAPLKRPATPIDAPPDWLTSLDRIADPSLAIPQPAAG
- a CDS encoding Crp/Fnr family transcriptional regulator, encoding MRAVLDYCSGGTERQVEAGSVVVTEGGTTGHLYVLMQGKLEVLKGDMVVATVTEPGAVLGEMSVLLGQPHTATVRACTDAVIYEFEDAASFLKQEPGVALLIAKMLAQRLNVANTYLADLKRQYAGHGTHLAMVGEVLQSMINLPPVEVSPGSDLQSDPRM
- a CDS encoding GNAT family N-acetyltransferase; translation: MSQLFPGAVVEPVELAETKGMVCIRTAGESDVESLSLYFTGLSTTSRNKRFSGARTDLSVVAAECVARSDRLDHFTLLAELRQEGQGRIIGEARYAYDDAVRHGEFAISVADAFQRMGLGLRMMTAMETRAIDLGHDMIAAETARTNAEMRGLAKKAGFSDTGLGDWQSIHLAKRLSR